The Zootoca vivipara chromosome 4, rZooViv1.1, whole genome shotgun sequence genome has a segment encoding these proteins:
- the TMCO3 gene encoding transmembrane and coiled-coil domain-containing protein 3, with product MQKAYDGKFGIIFNCFPMVGNNWTMKATGFISLWVLASLFCCQLITPVEHEDIVKHAIKLHRGRGVAVTQRKQWLVENCRKLSGLLRQKNVVLNKLKSAIRAVEKDSGLSLAERTFQVHTFEIFQKELNESENSVFQAIYGLQRALQGDYKDVVNMKESSRQRLEALREAAIKEETEYVELLAAEKHQAEALKNMQHQNKSLSILDEILEDVRKAADRLEEEIGEHAFDDNKSVRGVNFEAVLRVEEDEADTKRNISKRVVEDDLGLSMLIDSQNNQYILTKPRDSTIPRADHHFIKDIVTIGMLSLPCGWLCTTIGLPTMFGYIICGVLLGPSGLNSIKSIVQVETLGEFGVFYTLFLVGLEFSPDRLRKVWKISLQGPCYMTFLMIAFGLLWGHLLQIRATQSVFIATCLSLSSTPLVSRFLAGSARGDKEGDIDYSSVLLSMLVMQDVQLGLFIAVMPTLIQAGVGTHSSTIKEILRILMLIGQILFSLAAALLICLVLKTYLIGPYYRKLHTESKGNKEILVLGISAFMFLMLMVTELLDVSMELGCFLAGALISSQGHMVTEEIMSCIEPIRDFLAIIFFASIGLHVFPTFVIYELTVLLFLTLSVVIMKFFLAVLVLSVILPKSSQYIKWIVSAGLAQVSEFSFVLGSRARRAGIISREVYLLILSVTTLSQLLAPALWRAAIMKCVPRPERRLSS from the exons ATGCAAAAAGCATATGATGGAAAGTTTGGAATAATTTTTAACTGCTTTCCTATGGTTGGTAATAATTGGACCATGAAGGCAACTGGATTTATTTCCTTATGGGTGTTGGCTTCATTGTTTTGCTGTCAACTAATAACACCTGTGGAACATGAGGATATAGTGAAACATGCAATAAAGCTGCATCGTGGTAGAGGAGTTGCTGTTACACAGAGGAAACAATGGCTTGTAGAAAACTGCAGAAAGCTATCTGGACTCCTGCGTCAAAAGAATGTGGTTCTCAACAAACTAAAAAGTGCAATAAGAGCAGTCGAAAAGGACTCAGGGCTGTCACTTGCAGAAAGAACTTTTCAGGTCCACACATTTGAAATTTTTCAAAAGGAACTGAATGAAAGTGAAAACTCTGTATTTCAAGCAATCTATGGACTCCAAAGAGCTTTACAAGGTGATTATAAAGATGTTGTGAACATGAAGGAAAGTAGTCGGCAGAGATTGGAAGCTTTGAGGGAAGCAGCAATAAAG GAAGAAACAGAATATGTTGAACTTCTAGCAGCAGAGAAACACCAGGCCGAAGCCCTGAAAAACATGCAGCATCAAAATAAAAGTTTATCCATTCTTGATGAGATTCTTGAAGATGTAAGAAAAGCAGCTGATAGGCTTGAAGAGGAAATAGGAGAGCATGCCTTTGATGACAATAAGTCA GTGAGGGGAGTGAATTTTGAAGCTGTTTTAAGAGTAGAAGAAGATGAAGCGGATACtaaaagaaatatttcaaaaCGGGTAGTAGAAGATGATTTGGGTTTAAGCATGCTTATTGATTCCCAAAACAATCAGTACATACTTACTAAGCCCAGAGACTCTACCATTCCACGTGCGGATCATCATTTTATAAAG gaTATTGTCACCATAGGAATGCTATCTTTGCCTTGTGGATGGTTATGTACAACAATAGGATTACCAACTATGTTTGGATACATTATTTGTGGAGTACTCTTAGGGCCATCAGGATTAAACAGCATTAAG TCAATTGTGCAAGTAGAGACGTTGGGAGAATTTGGTGTATTCTACACACTGTTCCTCGTTGGCTTGGAGTTTTCTCCGGACAGATTAAGAAAG GTGTGGAAGATATCATTGCAAGGACCCTGTTACATGACATTCCTGATGATTGCATTTGGCTTACTGTGGGGACACTTGCTACAAATTAGAGCAACACAGAGCGTTTTCATTGCTACTTGTTTATCATTATCAAGCACACCATTGGTATCCAGATTCCTTGCAGGGAGTGCTCGGGGAGATAAAGAAG GAGATATTGATTACAGCAGTGTTCTGCTTTCAATGTTGGTTATGCAGGATGTACAGCTTGGCTTATTTATAGCTGTTATGCCAACTCTTATTCAAGCAGGTGTTGGCACACATTCCAG CACCATCAAGGAAATACTGAGAATATTGATGCTGATTGGACAAATCCTCTTTTCTTTGGCTGCTGCCTTGCTTATATGTCTTGTTTTAAAGACTTATCTAATAGGACCATACTACCGCAAGTTGCATACGGAAAGCAAAGGAAATAAGGAAATTCTAGTTCTGGGAATATCTGCTTTTATGTTTCTTATGTTAATG GTCACAGAGCTATTGGATGTTTCGATGGAATTGGGATGTTTTCTAGCAGGAGCACTTATATCTTCTCAGGGTCATATGGTTACTGAAGAAATTATGTCCTGTATTGAACCAATACGTGACTTCCTTGCCATCATATTCTTTGCATCTATAG GCCTTCATGTTTTCCCTACGTTTGTAATATACGAACTCACAGTCCTGCTGTTCCTTACACTTTCAGTGGTAATAATGAag TTTTTCCTGGCAGTGCTTGTCCTTTCTGTGATTCTTCCAAAGAGCAGTCAGTACATCAAATGGATTGTATCTGCAGGCTTGGCTCAAGTCAGTGAATTTTCCTTTGTCTTGGGAAGTAGAGCACGCAGAGCGGGTATAATTTCTCGAGAG GTCTACCTCCTTATATTGAGTGTGACTACTCTAAGCCAATTGCTCGCACCAGCACTCTGGAGAGCTGCGATTATGAAATGCGTACCAAGACCTGAAAGACGATTAAGTTCCTAA